ATCACCAGCGCCCCGCCGTCGATATAGACGATCGATCCGGTCGCAAAGCCGTTCGCCATGAAACCGAGGATCTGCCGCGCGATATCCTCAGCCGCGCCGACGCGGCCGACCGGCAGCGACGCCGCAGCTTTCGCCAGCATATCGCGCCGCGCCTCTTCCGGCATCGCGGCGCGGATCGGGGTGTCGATGATTCCGGGCGAGACCGCGTTGACGCGCACCGGCGCGAGTTCGAGCGCCAGCGCTCGCGAAAGCGATTCCAGGGCACCATTGGCGGCGCTGACGATCGCCGAATTCGGACGCGGACGAACGCTGAGGAATCCCGAGACCAGCGTCAACGATCCGCCGGCGCGGATTTGCGCCTGCTGCGCGACCCGCCAGGCGCCCCAGAACTTGCCTTCCATGGTGGCGCGGACATCTGCCATCGCCACCGTCTTGAACGGACCGGTGCGAAGCTGCGCCGCCGTGACCACGACATGATCGACGGGACCGCAACGGCGGAATAATTCCGCCACGCTGTCATCGCTGGTGACGTCGGTTGGAATCGCGATCGCATTCAGCTTTTCGGCAGCCTTGTCGAGCCGCTCGACGTTGCGCGACGCGATGATGACATCGGCGCCCTCGCGCTTCGCCATCTCTGCGGTCGCAAGACCGATGCCGGAGGAACCACCGACGACGACGACTTTCTTGCCTGCAAGCAACATTAAGATTTCCTCCGACGAGATCAGGCGGGCTGAAAGCGCGTGCCGATGCCGGCCTTGCTCTGGCCGAGCCCGGGCAATTCCCAGACGCCGGCGCCGGCCGGATTGATATCGGCGGCGATATCGACATCGATCAGATAGGGCTTGTTCGCCGCGATGCCCTTGCGGATGGCTTCGCCGAGATCGCCGGCACGATCGACGCGCACGCCTTCGACGCCGCAGGAGCGCGCCATCGCCGCGAAATCCGGATTGTAGCGCTCGCCGGTGTTGGGATCGTGGAAGTCGGTCGCCAGTTCCCGTCCGCCGAGATAACCGCGCTGCAATCCCCGGATCGAGGCATAAGCGTAATTGTTCCAGACCACCCAGACGACAGGCAGATTATATTCGACCGCCGTTCCCAGCACGTTGGCGTGCATGAAGAAGGCACCGTCGCCGCACACGGAGACACAGGGCCGGTCGGGCGCGGCGAATTTTGCGCCCATCACGCCGGCAACCCCAAAACCCATCGGGCCGAATCCCATCGAGCCGATCAGCGAATCCGGCCGCTTCGGCTTGCAGAAGCCGAGCAGCCAGTTGTGGTGCACGCCGATATCGCTGACAAGGATCGCATCGTCAGGCAGCGCCTTGTCGATTTCGAGCGCGGCGCGCTGCGGATTGATCGGCGTGGTGTCGTCGGAAAATCCGGGGGCGACAAACTTGTCCCACTCTTTCCGGTAGCCGTCGATCTGCGAAAGCCACTTTTTGCGCGCATCGGCCTTTTTGGTGAGATCGGCGCGACGATCGAGTTCGGCATGGACCTGTCGCAGGAACGTGCGGACGTCGGCCATCAGGCCAAGCGCGACCGGATAATTCCGGCCGATCTCTTCGGGATCGATGTCGACATGGATCAGCCGCGTCGGCGGAATGGTGAAGGAGTAGCCCGGGATCCACGAGCTCGAGGTGCGATCGTCGAACCGCATCCCCATCGCCAGCAGCACGTCCGCCTGTCGCGTCGCGTGGTTGGCCTGGTAATGCCCGGCGCGCGCGACGAGGCCCAGCGCCAGCGGATGGTTGCAATCGATCGCGCCAAGGCCACTCGCGGAGGCCGCGACCGGAATCTGCAGCCGCTCGGCGAGCTTCAGCAATTCTTCCGCCGCGCCGCCATAACGCACGCCCTGGCCTACGATGATCGCCGGCCGCTCGGCTGACAGCAGCATGTCGACGGCTTTCACCACGCCATCCGGATCGGCGCCGCAGCGGCTTGAGATGTTGGCGTTCCATGCGATCGCGTTCGGCGCCTCTTCGGCCGCCGACTCCATGAACACGTCGAAGGGCACGTCGAGCACCACGGGACCGGGCCGGCCGGTCGTCATGGTCTTCCAGGCCTGCCGCACCGCCAGCGGCACCATCTCGCCGCGCGTCGGCTGAAACACCTTCTTGCACATCGTGCGCACGGTGGAGGGAAAATCGGCCTGGTAATGCCGGTACATTTCCTGGAAGGCGCCGCGGTTGAACTGGCTGGTCGGCACGTTGCCGGTCACCGCCATGAACGGCACGGAGTCGAGGAAGGCGTTGGCGAGCGAGATCGGCAGGTTGGCCGAGCCGGGCCCGCAGGAGGTGAACGTCGCCGTCGGCCGTCCCGACACGCGGTAATAAACGTCGGCCATGAAGCCGGCGACGCTCTCATGGTGCACCGAGATGGTCTTGATGTCGGATGAGCGCTCGTAGAGCGCATCGATGAACTGGATGTTGCCGTGGCCGCACAGGCCGAACACCTGCGGCACCTTCTCCTGGATCAGGTAGTCGACGATGACCTGAGCGCCGTTGAGCATGTTACGCGACATCGACCACCATCTCCCTGCAGCTCAACGAATTCGCCTCCGCGTCTTGCTTGCGCGGCCGGCGACGGGCCCGAACCTATTTCTCATAATACT
This portion of the Bradyrhizobium sp. AZCC 2262 genome encodes:
- a CDS encoding SDR family oxidoreductase, whose product is MLLAGKKVVVVGGSSGIGLATAEMAKREGADVIIASRNVERLDKAAEKLNAIAIPTDVTSDDSVAELFRRCGPVDHVVVTAAQLRTGPFKTVAMADVRATMEGKFWGAWRVAQQAQIRAGGSLTLVSGFLSVRPRPNSAIVSAANGALESLSRALALELAPVRVNAVSPGIIDTPIRAAMPEEARRDMLAKAAASLPVGRVGAAEDIARQILGFMANGFATGSIVYIDGGALVI
- a CDS encoding thiamine pyrophosphate-binding protein, which encodes MSRNMLNGAQVIVDYLIQEKVPQVFGLCGHGNIQFIDALYERSSDIKTISVHHESVAGFMADVYYRVSGRPTATFTSCGPGSANLPISLANAFLDSVPFMAVTGNVPTSQFNRGAFQEMYRHYQADFPSTVRTMCKKVFQPTRGEMVPLAVRQAWKTMTTGRPGPVVLDVPFDVFMESAAEEAPNAIAWNANISSRCGADPDGVVKAVDMLLSAERPAIIVGQGVRYGGAAEELLKLAERLQIPVAASASGLGAIDCNHPLALGLVARAGHYQANHATRQADVLLAMGMRFDDRTSSSWIPGYSFTIPPTRLIHVDIDPEEIGRNYPVALGLMADVRTFLRQVHAELDRRADLTKKADARKKWLSQIDGYRKEWDKFVAPGFSDDTTPINPQRAALEIDKALPDDAILVSDIGVHHNWLLGFCKPKRPDSLIGSMGFGPMGFGVAGVMGAKFAAPDRPCVSVCGDGAFFMHANVLGTAVEYNLPVVWVVWNNYAYASIRGLQRGYLGGRELATDFHDPNTGERYNPDFAAMARSCGVEGVRVDRAGDLGEAIRKGIAANKPYLIDVDIAADINPAGAGVWELPGLGQSKAGIGTRFQPA